A single window of Desulfocurvibacter africanus subsp. africanus DSM 2603 DNA harbors:
- a CDS encoding amidohydrolase family protein → MSMDIHAHAFHPKIAAKTINQLQGHYDIHARGNGLVEDLLARERAAGIARVAVHTAATAPSQVIPANNWALDLARNHPEIEAFGTMHPDFPDMEPELDRLRQAGIRGLKFHADFQGFFLDDPRFYRVLEAAGSDFVLMFHVGDRLPPEKNPTCPLKLARIRREFPGPTIIAAHFGGYLHWDWAIEHLAGSDVYMDTSSALPFMSPEQLQAILSRHPFERLLFGSDYPLADPGEEMELVRRRLRLSDSRLTDLLENAERLFADVSAQ, encoded by the coding sequence GATTGCGGCCAAGACGATCAACCAACTTCAGGGACATTACGATATCCATGCTCGAGGCAACGGCCTGGTCGAGGATCTCCTGGCCCGCGAGCGCGCCGCAGGCATCGCCAGGGTGGCTGTGCATACCGCAGCCACGGCGCCATCACAGGTCATCCCTGCCAACAACTGGGCTCTGGATCTCGCGCGCAACCATCCCGAGATCGAGGCCTTCGGCACTATGCACCCGGATTTCCCGGACATGGAACCCGAACTGGACCGGCTGCGCCAAGCCGGCATCCGCGGGCTCAAATTCCATGCCGATTTCCAAGGTTTCTTCCTGGACGATCCGCGCTTCTATCGCGTGCTGGAAGCCGCTGGCAGCGATTTCGTGCTCATGTTCCATGTGGGCGATCGCCTGCCGCCCGAGAAAAATCCAACCTGCCCGCTCAAGCTCGCGCGCATCCGGCGCGAATTCCCCGGACCGACCATCATCGCCGCTCACTTCGGAGGCTATCTGCACTGGGATTGGGCCATCGAACACCTGGCGGGTTCCGACGTCTATATGGATACATCAAGCGCCCTGCCCTTCATGAGCCCTGAGCAACTTCAAGCTATACTAAGCCGCCACCCGTTCGAGCGGCTGCTCTTCGGCAGCGATTATCCCTTGGCAGACCCAGGCGAGGAGATGGAACTTGTGCGCCGCCGCCTGCGACTGTCGGACAGCCGCCTGACGGACCTGCTGGAGAATGCCGAACGGCTCTTTGCGGATGTCAGCGCACAGTAA
- a CDS encoding ATP-binding protein gives MGWQHATKHGSGLKSDEQDARREPDGHDSRSSDIYIEEALRRMRILTRIGGEMLAGNSMSEVMQHIVDGALEVTSGSAAMAALVGPDLTFHVMAVSGRVPPCWAPGREFSPAEECLCRKLIQEPTVVELGDGSEAGLQCACGYGLGSNLIGTSLWSAAEGSRGVLLVTDRRCKGDVLDSMFVESMAGLATLGLRHIDLRAEAERRFSELEAVRGAVERESAGRLIAERAFQQVQQEYKTLMDSASDLILVHDRDLRIRYVNPVVESLAGQPPEHYLGQGIEVIIPEREVAGVFNSHLRQVLLSGKDSSISFQLDSVRHKRHMQARLTPVQDAAGSMGSVLAVVRDITRFKRLEDRLRQAKREAEESNRAKSEFLANMSHEIRTPLNAVLGLAERLSFITEPRERDEYVRMIKHSAHALLAIIDDILDLSKIEAGKLDVYEQEFELAALLEKAVSPYRYQAQEKGLELVVSIGSEVPAWMLADPDKLSQVLTNLVSNAIKFTEEGSVEISVTNDNRDSRDMGLLVCVHDTGLGIPWDMQARLFKSFSQLDSSYSKSFGGTGLGLAISKRLVEMLGGRIWVESMPGKGSSFSFTLPIASVSKPAQPAPSTSSPVRLKDRQSLSLLLAEDNRINQFFLKDYFEAMGHSVDIAENGRIVLEKLRSKPYDLILMDIQMPHMDGLEATRIIRSSNDEPWADIPIVALTAYALSQDRSKAMEAGMDAYVLKPINFEELEREIVHALGTRGGRSRNQVARPPQPPVPDRSEVIKRMFLAEVPQRLDALRVHKEAHDLKGLSDEAHGLRNGAHFAGAKSIYALATELENSARQGRKQRALETAEHLFVALEEYLRKS, from the coding sequence ATGGGCTGGCAGCATGCGACGAAACACGGATCTGGTCTGAAGTCGGACGAGCAGGACGCGCGGCGCGAGCCTGACGGGCACGACTCTCGCTCGTCGGATATATACATCGAAGAGGCACTGCGTCGCATGCGGATTCTCACCCGTATCGGGGGCGAGATGCTCGCTGGAAACAGCATGAGCGAAGTCATGCAGCATATCGTGGACGGAGCCCTGGAAGTTACTTCCGGCTCCGCGGCCATGGCGGCTCTGGTAGGGCCGGATCTGACCTTCCACGTCATGGCTGTGTCGGGTCGGGTTCCACCGTGTTGGGCTCCGGGTCGGGAGTTCTCGCCTGCGGAAGAATGCCTGTGCCGAAAGCTTATTCAGGAGCCAACGGTTGTGGAATTGGGCGATGGGAGCGAAGCCGGCCTGCAATGCGCCTGCGGTTACGGATTGGGCAGCAATCTCATAGGCACGAGCTTGTGGTCTGCCGCTGAGGGCAGCCGAGGCGTCTTGCTGGTGACCGACAGGCGATGCAAAGGAGATGTGCTGGATAGCATGTTTGTGGAGAGCATGGCAGGGCTTGCGACTCTGGGGCTCAGGCATATCGACCTGCGTGCCGAGGCGGAGCGCCGCTTCTCCGAGTTGGAGGCGGTCCGGGGCGCGGTCGAGCGGGAGAGCGCCGGCAGGCTGATAGCCGAACGGGCCTTCCAGCAGGTTCAACAGGAATACAAAACGCTGATGGACAGCGCCTCGGACCTCATTCTCGTCCACGACCGCGACCTGCGTATCCGCTACGTCAACCCAGTGGTGGAAAGTCTGGCAGGCCAACCACCGGAGCACTACTTGGGCCAGGGCATCGAGGTGATCATACCTGAGCGCGAAGTCGCCGGGGTGTTCAATAGCCACCTGCGGCAGGTTCTGCTGAGCGGTAAGGACTCGTCCATATCCTTTCAGCTGGATTCCGTCCGTCACAAGCGGCACATGCAGGCGCGACTCACTCCGGTACAGGATGCGGCGGGTTCCATGGGTTCGGTGTTGGCCGTGGTGCGCGACATTACCCGCTTCAAGCGCCTGGAGGACAGGCTGCGCCAGGCCAAGAGAGAGGCCGAAGAATCCAACCGGGCCAAGAGCGAGTTCCTGGCCAACATGAGCCATGAGATACGCACTCCGCTCAATGCCGTGCTGGGACTTGCCGAGCGACTTTCGTTCATCACGGAACCGCGCGAAAGAGACGAGTACGTGCGCATGATCAAGCATTCCGCCCATGCCCTGCTGGCCATCATAGATGATATCCTGGATCTGTCCAAGATCGAGGCGGGCAAGTTGGATGTCTATGAGCAGGAATTCGAATTGGCCGCGCTCCTGGAGAAAGCGGTCAGTCCTTATCGCTATCAGGCCCAGGAGAAGGGTCTGGAACTGGTTGTGAGTATAGGCAGCGAAGTCCCGGCCTGGATGCTTGCGGATCCTGACAAGCTCAGTCAGGTTCTGACCAATCTCGTCTCCAATGCCATCAAGTTCACCGAGGAGGGCAGTGTGGAGATTTCGGTCACGAACGACAACCGCGATAGTAGAGATATGGGGCTTCTTGTCTGCGTGCATGATACGGGCCTGGGCATACCCTGGGACATGCAGGCCAGGTTGTTCAAGAGCTTTAGTCAACTCGACAGTTCGTACTCCAAGAGCTTTGGAGGTACGGGGCTGGGGTTGGCCATATCTAAACGCCTCGTGGAGATGCTCGGAGGTAGGATTTGGGTCGAGAGCATGCCGGGCAAAGGCAGTTCCTTCTCGTTCACATTGCCCATAGCCAGCGTCAGCAAACCGGCCCAGCCGGCTCCATCCACCTCGTCGCCCGTGAGACTCAAGGACCGGCAGTCCCTGAGTCTGCTGCTGGCCGAGGACAACCGCATCAACCAATTCTTCCTTAAGGATTATTTCGAAGCCATGGGCCACTCCGTGGACATTGCCGAAAATGGAAGGATCGTGTTGGAGAAGCTCAGGAGTAAGCCCTACGATCTGATCCTAATGGATATCCAAATGCCGCACATGGATGGGTTGGAGGCCACGCGCATCATTCGCTCGTCCAACGACGAGCCTTGGGCGGATATCCCTATTGTGGCCTTAACGGCGTACGCCCTGAGCCAGGATCGGAGCAAGGCGATGGAGGCGGGCATGGACGCCTATGTTCTCAAGCCCATCAACTTCGAGGAGCTGGAGCGCGAGATCGTCCATGCCCTGGGCACGCGCGGGGGGCGTTCCCGGAATCAGGTCGCTCGGCCGCCCCAGCCGCCGGTTCCGGACCGTAGCGAAGTCATCAAGCGCATGTTCCTGGCGGAAGTACCTCAACGTCTGGACGCACTACGTGTCCATAAAGAAGCCCACGACCTCAAAGGTCTATCGGACGAGGCCCACGGGCTGCGTAACGGTGCACACTTCGCCGGGGCCAAATCCATTTATGCGCTGGCCACGGAGCTGGAAAACTCGGCGCGTCAAGGACGCAAGCAGCGGGCTCTGGAGACGGCCGAGCACCTTTTCGTCGCACTTGAGGAATACCTGCGCAAGAGCTGA